In Sulfolobales archaeon, one genomic interval encodes:
- a CDS encoding EamA family transporter codes for MGPRIKAVVYLIMCHLLWSTNNIVGRSLGEYLSPIVITSMRWIIASMAYPAIMGRKAMDSLKSYIGLRSAVLGLLGFAVFNIVLYQALALAPSSLVGLAYGFTPIAIVIVGAIMRVSYPRPIQILGSILSSIGVSILFLYRGVSIRGAQELVGLALGLLTGFIWASYTVLQKRLYPEGDQVTLTYASLLMAIAILGPSSAPYIYIELPRISRPEILAQLLWIAILPGALAYYMWNKAVSLVGSASAAPFSNLLPVFTAILGHMLLGEELGIGDILGGGLIIAGSAISMYGDRRYMRSDAREKEV; via the coding sequence ATGGGCCCCAGGATCAAAGCGGTGGTATATCTGATCATGTGCCATCTGCTCTGGAGCACGAATAACATTGTTGGTAGGAGTCTTGGGGAGTATCTAAGCCCCATTGTGATCACCTCTATGAGGTGGATCATAGCTTCAATGGCATACCCAGCTATAATGGGTAGAAAAGCTATGGATAGTTTAAAAAGCTATATAGGCTTGAGATCAGCTGTTCTAGGCCTCCTAGGATTCGCTGTCTTCAACATAGTTCTATACCAAGCCCTAGCCCTGGCGCCATCATCTCTTGTGGGGCTTGCATATGGATTCACACCGATTGCTATAGTGATAGTTGGTGCTATAATGAGGGTTTCATATCCTAGGCCCATACAGATCCTAGGATCTATATTATCATCGATCGGGGTTTCAATCCTCTTCCTATATAGAGGGGTATCGATTAGAGGGGCACAGGAGCTTGTAGGCCTAGCCCTAGGCCTCTTAACAGGCTTTATATGGGCATCCTACACAGTGCTCCAGAAGAGGCTATATCCAGAGGGTGATCAGGTAACCCTTACATACGCATCCCTACTAATGGCAATAGCAATATTAGGGCCGTCCTCAGCTCCATATATATACATAGAGCTACCCAGAATATCTAGACCAGAGATCCTAGCCCAGCTGCTATGGATAGCGATACTCCCAGGAGCCCTAGCCTATTATATGTGGAACAAAGCAGTCTCGCTAGTAGGATCTGCCTCAGCAGCCCCCTTCTCCAACCTCTTACCAGTATTTACAGCGATACTAGGCCATATGCTTCTCGGCGAGGAGCTAGGTATAGGGGATATCCTGGGAGGAGGACTAATAATAGCTGGCTCAGCAATCTCTATGTATGGAGATAGAAGATATATGCGATCAGATGCTAGGGAGAAGGAAGTATGA
- a CDS encoding DUF3782 domain-containing protein has protein sequence MEDLEKALEKILEKRLDLLEAVLIKHPEVIYNAIVKITPWNILATKEDLKKLEERIGKVEEGIKAIEGRIEKLEGRVKRVEEEMATKNDLRRLSMRLENMVSALGARWGVINEEAYRAGLKEILQDMGWNVIHEVITDTEGHVYGRAEEVEIDIVISDGKIYLVEITSAVKRADLDVVRRKAELYERLKGVKLDKVIIISPFIHDKNPERIAAIARNLGIEIIYPRPSEAIE, from the coding sequence ATGGAGGATCTGGAGAAGGCCTTGGAAAAGATCTTGGAGAAGAGATTGGATCTCCTAGAAGCTGTGCTCATAAAGCATCCAGAAGTGATCTATAACGCGATAGTAAAGATAACCCCCTGGAATATCCTAGCAACTAAGGAGGATCTTAAAAAGCTAGAGGAGAGAATCGGAAAAGTTGAGGAGGGGATCAAAGCAATTGAGGGTAGGATCGAGAAACTTGAAGGCAGGGTTAAAAGGGTTGAGGAGGAGATGGCGACGAAAAACGATCTTAGGAGGCTGAGTATGAGGCTAGAGAATATGGTTTCAGCTCTGGGTGCTAGGTGGGGGGTTATCAATGAAGAGGCATATAGAGCCGGTCTTAAGGAGATACTCCAGGATATGGGTTGGAATGTTATACATGAGGTTATAACGGATACAGAGGGCCATGTATATGGGAGGGCTGAGGAGGTTGAGATAGATATTGTTATATCCGATGGCAAGATATATTTGGTTGAGATCACATCAGCTGTTAAGAGAGCGGATCTAGATGTTGTTAGGAGGAAGGCTGAGCTCTATGAGAGGTTGAAGGGTGTGAAGCTAGATAAGGTTATAATTATATCCCCCTTTATACATGATAAGAACCCCGAGAGAATAGCTGCTATAGCTAGGAACCTCGGGATCGAGATAATCTATCCCAGGCCGAGCGAAGCAATAGAATAG